The window CGACTTCAACCCGGTCGCGAATGTTGGTGCACGACCGTGGATGCTGTGCATTCCATAAGTGTTCATGTAATACGGGAATCGGCTGCTGCAACCGATGCCGCTGACGAACACTGTCTTCTCGCGAGGCACACCAAGATCCGGCAGGATCTTTTTCATCTGAGCGAGAATCGAATAGTCACCGCAACCTGGGCACCAGCGAACGTCTTGATCGGAGGCGAAGTCAGCGGCCTTGAGGACAGGAAGATTCATAGGATTGAATGATTGTGTGGGGATGATTTTGGCAAAGTTGAACGACAACGAAAGCGAACAGATTGGCGAACGCCTAACCCGCTTTGCTTTGCGAATGCGTCGAAGTGTGTTTGCTGATGGCTTCCACCAATTCGGAAACAGCAAACGGTTTGCCTTGGATTTTGTTGATCCCAATGCAGTCCACGAGATACTCGGCACGAAGCAGCATTCGCAGTTGGCCCGAGTTCAGTTCCGGCACGACGACCGTTTTGAACGACTTCAGCAAAGTGCCGATGTTGCGTGGCAACGGATTGACGTAACGAATGTGGGCATGGGACACCGAATGACCGGCTTGGCGACAACGATTGACCGCCGTGTGGCATGCGCCATACGTTCCGCCCCACGACACCACCAAGACATCGCCCGACGTTTCGCCGTTGACGTCTTGCTCTGGAATCCGTTCGGCAATCTTCGCGACCTTGGCCGCGCGAGTATCACACATGTGTTGGTGGTTGGCGGGATCGTATGACACGTTGCCCGTGCCGTCCTCTTTTTCCAGTCCACCAACGCGGTGCATCAACTCAGGCGTTCCCGGAATCGCCCAAGGACGTGCCAAGTTCTCGTTGCGAGCGTATGGCAAGAATGGGCCGTCGCCGGTGTGCTCTTCCGGATGACTGCAACTGATCGTTGGCAACTCATCCATGTCCGGAATCTTCCAAGGCTCGCTGCCGTTGGCAATGTAGCCATCCGACAACAGCATCACGGGAACCATGCATTCCGTCGCGATACGCCATGCTTCCACGGCCATTGCGAAACAATCGCCAGGCGAACGTGGTGCCAGGACTGGCATTGGAGCTTCTCCGTTGCGGCCGAACATGACTTGCAACAAATCGCTCTGTTCGGTCTTGGTCGGCAATCCGGTGCTGGGTCCACCGCGTTGAACGTTGATCACGATCATTGGCAATTCCAACATCACGCCCAATCCCATCGCTTCACCCTTCAAAGCGATGCCAGGACCACTGCTGGCGGTAACCGCCATCGTGCCGCCAAATGCCGCCCCGATGGTTGCTCCGATCGCGGCGATTTCGTCTTCGGCTTGGAATGTGCGAACGCCAAAGTTCTTGAACTTGGTCAGCTCGTGCAAAATGTCCGAGGCGGGCGTGATGGGATACGTTCCGTAGAACATCTCTTTGTTGCTGATCTTTGATGCAGCAATCAATCCCCACGCCAGGGCTTGGTTGCCCATGATGTTGCGATAAGTGCCCGGTTCCAATTCCGCGGCTTCGACTTGATAGCTTTCGCTGAACTCTTCCGTCGTTTCGCCATACGCCCAACCGGCACGAAGCGCCGCAACGTTGGCCGCGGCAACGTCTGGCTTCTTACCAAATTTGGCTTCGATGAAACGAAGCGTTGGATCGAGCGATCGACCAAACAACCAGTACACCAATCCCATTGCGAAGAAGTTCTTGCAGCGATCGGCGATCTTGGTCGAAAGACCGTGCTCCGCGACGGCCGCGCGAGTCAGTTTGGTCATCGCGACCTTCACGACTCGATAGGACTGGTCAATCACGTCGGCTTCGAGCGGATTGCTCTCGACCTTGGCGAGCTTGTATTCCTTCTCGTTGAATCCATCTTCGTTGGCGATCAGGATTCCGCCTTTGCGAAGGTCGCCAATGTTGGTGACCATAGCCGCGGGGTTCATCACCACCAACGCGTCCAGGGTGTCGCCGGGCGTGAAGATCGCCTCGCTCGCGAATTGAACCTGGAACCCAGAAACCCCAGCCCGGGTGCCGCGTGGGGCACGAATTTCAGCGGGGAAATCGGGGAATGTAGCCACGTCGTTGCCTGCCAACGCCGAAGTGTTGGTCAACTGCGTGCCCAAAAGCTGCATTCCGTCGCCCGAGTCACCGCACAAGCGAACAGTGATCCCCGGTACGGATTCGATTTTTTTATTGGTCGTCGGCGTAGAAGTGGTCATGGATGCGAAATCGCCCTTTCGGGACGTTCAAGCGGGTCGACCCAGCCTGCCTTAAGGGCAGTTGAAAGCTCGGTCGAATCGAAAAGAGGTTGAGAATTTGCCGGTAAGCAACCGCACGGGCGAGAGAGCCAGCAAAAAGTGGTGGACTTTAGGGATTGTATCGATCAATCCGGTTAGGAAACTGACCCGAATTCTAACTTTTTTCCCATTCCAGCGTCATACCCGTTCCATCTCGCGAACGTAAACCGCCAAGGAAGTTTCGAACGTGGATGCGTCGATCTTGTACTTCGGGGCCGCATCAGTGAATTGATTGCAGTGTTCCACCAACACCCGGTACAGAAATCGGAACAAATGCCGGGGCACTCGCAACGACTCAAACGCCGTCAACATCCGCTCATACGACAACGAATCGTCGAACAATTCCTTGGGATCGGGATGCTTGCCCTCCGCTGCACAGGCATTCATCCGTGAACGCGTCAGGTCGTACAGCGATTCACCTGTCCAAGAGAAAGCGGGAATGACGTTCTGCTTATCCAACCTCGCTCGCTCATGAAACTCACGCGTTTCGCGTTCAGTGTCGCGGTAGAGCTCTTCGGGCAACATCAACTTGAACCCCAATCCGGGGTGCTTCAGCAATTTGTTATCCAGCAAAGGCCAAACAAAACGGCGCATCAGCTCGGGCTTTCCACCCGTCATGTGAGGCTCATCGACCCGGTCCATCAAAACGATCACCCCGTCAAATCCCAATCGCCCCAGCAGCGATTGAAACTTCCGAAGCAACTCGTAGCGGTCGTCGGTTCGGTCATAACGAGGCAGTGGCTGGCTGGCGAGTTCCTTTGCCGGGAACTGCATCAACACCTTGCGAACCGAAGACGTCTCTCGTTTGCCTACCCGCATGTGGCGGTGGATTCCCATCGCGGCGAACTGATTGCGGCACCACCGAATCAGATACGGCAGTTTGCCAAAAAAGCACAGCACTGGGATGAACCAGAGCAAATTCCAGGTCCGCACGCCCTCTTCATCTGCGGAGTTCCAAAACAGCCAACCGAAAACGCCCACCACCAACACACACCAAACAATTGCAAACCAGAAATCCAGTGATGCGGTCCAGTTTGCGTACCCCAGCCGTTTGCGTAATTGCTCAAATCGGCCTGAAAACGTCGATGAGGTCGACTGATCGTAGGAAGCCGCCAGCAGCAACAAATCACGAGCGTCGTTGCGATCGAGCTTGGAAAGTTTGGCCGTGTCGATTCGATTGCCATTGTCAGCTTTTGGACGATGCGAATCGCTTTCCAGCAACACCTGATCGACCAGTTCGGTCACGCCTAGACACAAGATCGCATCCATGTGATCCCACAAGCGCCACGCATCGAGAGCTTTCTCAGGCTTACGAGATGCACGACGCCCCAATCGTTCACAGAAGTGATCCAGGAACGGATTGAAGTCGTCATATCGAATGATGTAGACGCGGCCGTCCGGGTTCTGGGCGTTGAAATGCACCAAATGCCGATCGACCTGCAATCGCATCGCGGTTTTACCGCTGCCCTTGGGCCCAAAGATGATCGCCGTCGCGGGCTCGGTTGGGTCCCCATACACCTTGTCCCAAGCAGGGTGGTACGCATTCTGAATGCAGTGCTGCTTGAACACAGGGTCGGTCTGCGCATCCTCCTCCGCGAACGGGTTGCGAGCAATGCCGTGATGTTCCAAAAAACTTTGCGTGTTCAAAGGATCAATGTCCGAAAGGAACGACCAAAAGAGCCGGGGTGTTTCAAAAGTGTCGCTGCGATCAAGAACGACACGTCAAGTCAAACGTTTTCACTCGTCAATCGAAGTGATCATTTCCTTGAAATGATCGCGGTTCGATTCGATCAAAGCGATGGGGCCATACATCTTCACGAAGAACTTGCGACTGTCTGGGTGCACCAAGATCGCCCCCATCATCTTGTAATTTTCGCGTTGGACCTTTCGTCCGCCAGAGAACGGTCCGCCGCCCATGGTTTCGGTGAAGGTGCCCGAGACTTCGATCACGTGCGTTTCCCAATCACCTTCCTTCTTCACTTCGGTCTCAGCGACTTTCTTGTTCGAGCCGCTGAATTGATTCTTCCATCGATCCAGGTTGGTTTTCACGTCTCCGCCCGCTGCCATCATCGTGATGCGAGCTGACGGTGCATCGTCGCCTTCACCGTCTTTGACCGCGAATTCGTGCTCGATGATCCGGCTGCGAGGGGTCGTTTTCTTAAACGATTCGGGCACTTCCAATGATCCCGCACCAAAGACATCCACCGTGACAGGCTTCGCCGTGGCGGCGTCTTGAGCTTGAACGTTGGTTTGACATGCGACGGCGACGAACAGGAACGCTGGCAGGGCCAAACTGACGACACAATGATTGAGAACACACCGATTCAAAACGGACATGGAGCACCTCGTGGAAGGACGAATGAGAGGAAATCGATTGGATTCGATCTCAGGATATCCACCATAGCAATTCATGCACCCAATTATGAGGGGCTGGCAAAGAAACGCTACACTGCCGACGTCCACCAGCAACCTGCCCAGATTGCCCGTCCATTTCGCGTTGAAACGCCCGATGTCGCCACCACCCGCCGAATCGACTCGCCGCTGGACCTGGGCTCAACGTCACGCGATGTTCCTCGTCGGGGTCTCGCCGATCGTCGCGAATGTGATCGGCAGCGTCTTCAACATTCTTTACAACCAAACGCAGATCCAGCCGCTGCTGTCGCCGGCACAAATGGACCGTTTCCATGCCTGCTGGCAGGTTTTCAACCTCTTCGTTTATCCGGTGGCGATCGCCTGCTACGTCGTTCCACTCTGGCAGTTGCGCCGAGTCCACCGGGCACTTTTGGATCATCAACCGGTCGATTCTGAAACCCTTGCCGCAGCACGTCGACGAGTGATCCATTTGCCGTGGTGGTTTCTGTTGGTCGCCGCGATCGGGTGGTTGTCCTGCATTCCGATTTTCCCCCTGGCCATCGCGTCCGCGGGCGAGCCGCTGTCCGGGGTGGTCGTTTGGCACTTGATCACCTCGTTTGTGATCGCGTCCCTGATCGCGGTGACACAGAGTTTTTTCGCCGTCGAGCTCACCGCACAAGCCACACTATTTCCCGTCTTCTTCCAAGACAGCAACCCAGCCAACGTTCCTGGTGCGGTTCCGCTCAGCATTCGGGCCCGCGGAATCCTGTGGGCTTTTTCCGCGGTTGTTTGCCCCGTGATCTCGTTGGTGATGCTATTGATCGTGCCCGACGCAGCCAACTTGTCACCAATGTTCGGCGTCACCGTAGGTATTGTCGCGATCGCATTCGGGTTAATCACCAGTTGGATGCTCGGGCGGTGGGTTACCGCGCCGGTGATGCAGTTGCAACGCGCGGCATCCAGTGTCGCGCGAGGCAACCTCGACGTACGGGTGAAGCTTCTTCGCAGCGACGACTTCGGGCACCTGATCGAGCGATTCAACCGGATGGTCGACGGCCTGCAGCATCGCCAGAAGCTTCAGGAAACCTTCGGTCGTCACGTCGGTCGCGAAGCCGCCAAACAGATCATGAATCAAAGTGATGGTCTCAACGGCAGTGAACAAGTCATCTCGGTGATGTTCGTCGACGTCCGCAACTTCACCCGCCAATCATCCAAGCTCTCGCCGACACAAGTCGTCCAGGCACTCAACGTGTTTTTTCAAGAAGCGGTGGAAGTCGTCGAATCTCATGGCGGCATGGTGAACAAGTTTTTGGGCGATGGTTTCATGGCGATCTTTGGCGTCGGTGGCAGTGCCGTCGACCACGGCGTCAAAGCGGTCGCGGCGGGCCAAGAACTGGCGGCGTCGATGGCAAACAAGAAAACCATGATGCGAGAAGCCGGCTGGGAAGATTTCGCAATTGGAATTGGAATCAACACCGGGCCGGCGGTGGTGGGCTGCATCGGTTCCCCCAAACGCCAGGAATACACCGCGATTGGCGACACGGTGAACATCGCCTCTCGAGTCGAATCGCTGACCAAGCCGCTGGGTCATTCTCTCCTGATCACACAGTGCACAAGAGCAACCTTGCCGGAATCCTTTCCCGCCACCGCGTTGCCCGAGCAAATGGTCAAAGGCAAGACAACCGCGCTGGCGGTCTTTGCAATCCCCGATCTCTCCGAAGCGACAAATGAAACCGACCAGTCCGATCAAGTCGACGACAGGCCTCATTCAACCTCGAAGACAGCGATCTCCGACAAAGATTTGCTGAACACTCCTGGGCAATCCTGAAACAAGAACGCATCGCCTATCCGAAGCGTTCACCTCGAATTATTCTTGCCAGCATGCCCGAACACTTCCAACGCTACGCGATCATCCTGGTCAAATTCGCGGTTCCAGTCGCGATCATCTGGTTTCTGCTAAGCCGCATTGAGCCCGCTCAGTGGGATGACCTGACCGCCCGATCCATCAACATGCCCTTGCTGGTCGGTGCGCTCGCCGTTGCGACTTGCGCCTTGCTGGTTTCGTTTGTTCGGTGGTGGGTTTTGGTTCGCTGCCAAGGCATCCCGCTCAGCCTTTTGGAAGCGATGCGTTTGAGTTCGATTTGCTTTTTGCTGAGCTTTGTCTCGGCCGGCAGTGTGGGCGGCGACCTTTTCAAAGCCGTTTTCCTAGCCAGACGATCGCCGGGCAAACGCATCGCCGCCGTCGCCTCCGTGGTCGTCGACCGTGGCGCAGGTTTATACGGATTGCTGTTGCTCGTCTCCGGTGGACTGCTGATTCATCAGTCCCAAGACCCGTTTGAATTCAATGGCATCACCATCGATGACATCAAGGTCATCACCATCGCGTTGCTTTCGGTCGGTTCCGCCATCCTGGCAGTGCTGGTTTTCGGCGGCAAGTTCGTCGACACGTTGCTACAACGGGGCGAGAAGCTTCCCGTGGTCGGTTCGCTGATCAAACACGTCGGTCCGCCGCTGCGGATGTTCCACCATCACCCCTGGGCGTTCGCATCGTCGCTCGTGATGAGTGTCGTCGTGCAAGGACTGCTGGTCATCAGCATGTATCTGATCGCGGTCTCGATGTATGACTTGCCGCCAACTTTGGCCGAACACTTCGTCATCGTTCCCATCGGCATGCTGATGTCGGCATTGCCGCTGACTCCCGCCGGTGTCGGTGTTTTGGAAGTGACCATCGAAACGCTGTATCACATTGTTCCTGCGAGAACGACAGACGCGTCAGGCACCTTGGTCGCCTTGGCGTTTGAACTGGTCAAAGTCGTGATGGCGATCATCGGCACGATCTTTTACTGGACGGCCGGACGAGAAGTTCAAGAGAGCCTCGAGGAAGCAAGCACCACCGAGTCAAGCACTGGCGAGTCTGCCGTGGATGACTCAAACACGGACGATTCAAACGCCGAACAGGCGACCGTATAGCGGCGGCAACAACACGATCAATCCGACCACCGCAGCAGCCAGGCTCATCACCAAAACAGCGCCCGCGGCGACATCGAGTGCTTGTCCGATTCGTGGGTGATGCTGCGGGTGCAAAACCGAGACCAGCAACTCAATGGACGAGTTGAGCAACTCCGCCGTCAGCACGCCGCCGATCGCAAGGATCAAAACCGCCCATTGGATCGGTTCCAAATTCAACCAAGCAGCAATGGCGATCACCGCCGCTGTGATTGGCAAATGAACCCAGAAGCTGCTTTGTCCACCAAACGCGAACCAGACCCCGAGCGTGGCACAACGAAACTTCGCGGCCCAAGATCCCGGCTTCGGCCCCATCACTCACTCCAGCCCTTCGACGCCAGGCGGCGGAATCAACTGACCGCCCAAGCGACCGAGCCGGGTTGATGGCAAAAAGCGTGGTTCAACCATGAAACCAATGCTCGTGTTGTCGCGTCCCGCGTCCACGTTGGCGGCCAATTGAACCAAGAAAGATTCGCCGACACGGGTCAAACCGAGCGTCTGTCCGACGTTCCCGGTCTCACCAAAGTCATACACGTTTCCGGCCGAAACGATCCATTTGTGATTCAAACGGTAATCCAAACTGGTTCGCAGAACCGTGCTGCTAATCGGACCTTCCATCGACAGCACGCCAACATACAAATCCCCCAGACCAGGTCGACTGGTGCGGAACCCGGCACTGATCGAACGCAAGCCATTGTCGAAGAAGTCGATGTAGCCATCGCTTAGCAACGTGAAGCGATCGCCAATGTTGTACTGAGCGTCAAACATCGTTGGGCCAAGTGTCTCGCCAAAGTTGTCGCGGTCTTCCTTGGGATACAAAATCGTTTCCATGTCGAACCGGAACAGATCGACAATCCGCTCGCGTCCTGGCAACCCGCGTTTTGTTTGGAAACGATGCTTCATTCCCAAACGCAATTGCTGCAGGTCGTCGGCAACCGTGTCGCTGGGACTGGTCACATTGCGTTGGATCCCCTGACGGAACGCATAGTTTCTTGGGTCAAATTCCGGCGGCAGGGTGCCCCCGAACAGGGTCCCCGTGAACACGCGTCGAAACTCTTCCTGAGCGTTGTCATCCAGCGGATCGTAGTAGGGCAGCTCATCGATGTCCGTGTCGCTGTCAGCATAGAAATACTCTGCCGACCAATCGATTTTGTGAGCCAATCCGCGAATATTCAGTAGTGAACTTTGGATCGTTGGATCGACTCGCGACATGGGCAGGTTCAAACGCAG of the Rhodopirellula baltica SH 1 genome contains:
- a CDS encoding 2-oxoacid:acceptor oxidoreductase subunit alpha → MTTSTPTTNKKIESVPGITVRLCGDSGDGMQLLGTQLTNTSALAGNDVATFPDFPAEIRAPRGTRAGVSGFQVQFASEAIFTPGDTLDALVVMNPAAMVTNIGDLRKGGILIANEDGFNEKEYKLAKVESNPLEADVIDQSYRVVKVAMTKLTRAAVAEHGLSTKIADRCKNFFAMGLVYWLFGRSLDPTLRFIEAKFGKKPDVAAANVAALRAGWAYGETTEEFSESYQVEAAELEPGTYRNIMGNQALAWGLIAASKISNKEMFYGTYPITPASDILHELTKFKNFGVRTFQAEDEIAAIGATIGAAFGGTMAVTASSGPGIALKGEAMGLGVMLELPMIVINVQRGGPSTGLPTKTEQSDLLQVMFGRNGEAPMPVLAPRSPGDCFAMAVEAWRIATECMVPVMLLSDGYIANGSEPWKIPDMDELPTISCSHPEEHTGDGPFLPYARNENLARPWAIPGTPELMHRVGGLEKEDGTGNVSYDPANHQHMCDTRAAKVAKIAERIPEQDVNGETSGDVLVVSWGGTYGACHTAVNRCRQAGHSVSHAHIRYVNPLPRNIGTLLKSFKTVVVPELNSGQLRMLLRAEYLVDCIGINKIQGKPFAVSELVEAISKHTSTHSQSKAG
- a CDS encoding adenylate/guanylate cyclase domain-containing protein; amino-acid sequence: MSPPPAESTRRWTWAQRHAMFLVGVSPIVANVIGSVFNILYNQTQIQPLLSPAQMDRFHACWQVFNLFVYPVAIACYVVPLWQLRRVHRALLDHQPVDSETLAAARRRVIHLPWWFLLVAAIGWLSCIPIFPLAIASAGEPLSGVVVWHLITSFVIASLIAVTQSFFAVELTAQATLFPVFFQDSNPANVPGAVPLSIRARGILWAFSAVVCPVISLVMLLIVPDAANLSPMFGVTVGIVAIAFGLITSWMLGRWVTAPVMQLQRAASSVARGNLDVRVKLLRSDDFGHLIERFNRMVDGLQHRQKLQETFGRHVGREAAKQIMNQSDGLNGSEQVISVMFVDVRNFTRQSSKLSPTQVVQALNVFFQEAVEVVESHGGMVNKFLGDGFMAIFGVGGSAVDHGVKAVAAGQELAASMANKKTMMREAGWEDFAIGIGINTGPAVVGCIGSPKRQEYTAIGDTVNIASRVESLTKPLGHSLLITQCTRATLPESFPATALPEQMVKGKTTALAVFAIPDLSEATNETDQSDQVDDRPHSTSKTAISDKDLLNTPGQS
- a CDS encoding lysylphosphatidylglycerol synthase transmembrane domain-containing protein, whose protein sequence is MPEHFQRYAIILVKFAVPVAIIWFLLSRIEPAQWDDLTARSINMPLLVGALAVATCALLVSFVRWWVLVRCQGIPLSLLEAMRLSSICFLLSFVSAGSVGGDLFKAVFLARRSPGKRIAAVASVVVDRGAGLYGLLLLVSGGLLIHQSQDPFEFNGITIDDIKVITIALLSVGSAILAVLVFGGKFVDTLLQRGEKLPVVGSLIKHVGPPLRMFHHHPWAFASSLVMSVVVQGLLVISMYLIAVSMYDLPPTLAEHFVIVPIGMLMSALPLTPAGVGVLEVTIETLYHIVPARTTDASGTLVALAFELVKVVMAIIGTIFYWTAGREVQESLEEASTTESSTGESAVDDSNTDDSNAEQATV
- a CDS encoding diacylglycerol kinase, whose protein sequence is MGPKPGSWAAKFRCATLGVWFAFGGQSSFWVHLPITAAVIAIAAWLNLEPIQWAVLILAIGGVLTAELLNSSIELLVSVLHPQHHPRIGQALDVAAGAVLVMSLAAAVVGLIVLLPPLYGRLFGV